A segment of the Aromatoleum aromaticum EbN1 genome:
CGGTCACCGGCATCGATGGAGTCGTACCAGCCCCAGGGTCGATGCACCTTGCGGTGAGTGTCGGTCAGGGTATGGCCTTCGGCCTTGAGCCGGGTGACGATTTTCTTGACGTCCAGTAACAGGGTCCGAATCACGTGTAGCTTGCTCAAGGAATTTCAGTGTTGTTCACGCTCGGCTTCGTACAAAGCCAGACGCTGGTTGAGCCGCCGGATCTGACGTTCGATGCGGGTCTTCTCGATATCGGACAGCAAGGCCTTGATCAGCAATACGATCACAGCCACCAACAGCAGCAGTGCCGGCGGATAGCTGATACCGACGACGACCGCCAGGCGGTCGATCAGTGCCGGCCATGTGCCCAGCAAGGCGGCGATGGCTGCGATGGTCAGCCAGAACGCACCATGGCGGAGGTGTAGATGATCACGCCGCACCAGGATCAGGATGACGGAGGCAAGACCGATGCCGAGGAGCGTTGTTGTCAGATTGAGTGTAGTCATCGGCCGAAATGATGCTTGGGATGCCAGCGCGCCAGGCACAGCAGAGTGCTCTCAAGCATGTAGCGCGCCACCTTCGGCCAGCTGGCGAAGATGCGCGAAGGGCCGGTGAGGCGCGGGTACATTTCCACCGGTACTTCGACGATACTCAAACCCGCATGACGCAGCATCAGCAGCACCCCGAGGTCCTGGTAATCGAGCAGGGTGGCTTCTTCGTCCGCGAGGATTTCGCAGGCGGCGCGATTGTAGCAACGGAAACCGGAAGTCAGGTCTTCGATGGCGAAGCCGCTTATGAGGCGGAAGAAACGCCAGGCCAACTGGCGCGCGGGGCTGCCGCGTTCCGGGTAGGCGCCGATGACGACATCGTGTTGGCGGGCGGCGTCGAGCAATGCGGGGATGAAGGCCGGCTCGTGCTGGCCATCGGCATCGATGGTGATGACCTGCCGGTGTCCGTGACGCAGTGCGTAGCGAATGCCGGTCTGCATCGCCCCCCAGGCACCGAGCGGCAGTACCGGACTGAGTACGGTGGCACCGGCGGCGCGGGCGATGGCTGCGGTATCGTCGGCGCTCTGGTCGTTGACGACGACAATGTGGTGCCAGCCTTTTTCGCGCAGCGAGGCGATGACGGCGGCGACGGTGGCGGCTTCGTCGCGCGCGGGGATGACGATGAGCGGCGGCTGCACGGGCAAGGCCGGCGGCGGCAGAATTGCGTCGTAGATCGAACCGATTTCGGCGCTGCACGTACGGATGTCAAAGCGGTTGTGCAGTGCGAGGCGGCCCGCGATACCCCACTGGTCAGCCTGGGCCGTATCGGCGGCGAGTTCACGGATCGCCGCCTGCCAGGCCGCGACCTTGCCCACCGGCAGCGTGCGCCCTGCCCCGCTGGTCAGCACCAGCCACGGCAAGCCGGAGCCCGGCAGGTCGCTCACGAGGCATGGCTTGGCATGGTGCATGGCTTCCAGGACAGCGATACCGAAGGCTTCGGTCCGCTCGCAGGAGGCCAGAGCAAACGCATCGCATCCGGCCAGCAAGGCTGCTTTTTCCGCTTCATCGACCGCACCGGCGAACGTAACGCGCGGTTCGCCGCCGGCCGGAGTAAGTTCTGCAACCAGATTTGCAAGCGCTTCGTGGAGTTCACCGCTACCGACGATCACCAGGTGCACGCCGGGCAGTGCGGCAACGGCGCGGATCAGCGTATCGAAGCCCTTGTAGTAGGTCAGGCGTCCGATCGACAGCAGCCGGAAGGCCCCCGCCGGCCATGGGGCCGACGCGGGGTCGGGCTGCGCCGCGGCCAAGCGTGAACGCGCGATGCCGAGCGGCACCACGACACACTTGTCACGCCAGCGCGCGAGCGGTGCTGAGGCCTGGAGGTAGTCGGGCGAGGTGACGACGATGCGTTCGGCACGCTCCAGCACAGCCCGCTCGAACGGCCGGTACAGCCGGTAGGCCAGCACCAGCGCGCCGCGAATGCGCGACACGACGACGTCGGCGTGCCAATGCACGACCCACGGCAAATCGCGCGCCTCTGCGAGTACCAGCGCAAAGAACGCGGAATTGTTGGGCAGATGGAGGTGCAGCACGTCCGGACGGAAACGCTGGATGGCTTCGCGCAGCGCGCGCCGGAAACCCGGCGCGATCGGAGCATAGATCAAGCTGAACCAGACCGGAACGCGGACGAGCCAGTCGGGATCGTCGACGCGGGCTTCGCCATGCACCAGCGCCGCCGCCTCGACTCCCTGCGCGCGCTGCGCGGCGACGAGGTCGGCGAGGAAAACCTCCATGCCTCCGGGTTCAGGCGGGAAAAATTTGCCGATGTGCAATACGCGCATGTTCGCAAGGCTAGGCGCGACGAATGGTCACCGGCCGAAGATCAGGTTGGGAGGATGGAGCGGGGCGGGCGATTGTACCGCTCCATCAGAACCGGGGCAATGCTGTCAGGTTGTGTAAACAGTGCAATATGTTGAATATTCAACATATGTTTTTCCTGCCACGCGTACGGACGCAGATTACGCCAGAAAATATGAAACCCATCGCTTTCCCTGTTCCCGCTTCCTCCGGTTGCCTTTCAGACCACGCGACGCAACGCCGAAAACAAAGGGACACCCACTTTGTTTTATTGCCCGGGTTCCAGCAGCAACAGCGGCTCGCCCCGATCGTCAATTTCACCACCGTTGTCGAAGTCGGTGAGCACGCCATTGAAGCGTGCCGCCTGTGGCGCCTTCCGCTGGCGTCGAGTTGTTCGAGGGTCATAGGTACCTGCCTTGCAAGCGCGCACGCAACGCCTTAGACTTGTGCAATAATTAGCACAACTCAAGGGAATCGTCGTCATGCGCGTGGTGAATTTCTCCGAGGCACGAAACAACCTCAAAAACGTGATCGATCAGGTCATCGACGATGCCGACTACACGGTCATCGCGCGTCGGGATGCGCCCGATGCGGTGGTGATGTCGCTGGACACCTTCAACGGCCTGATGGAGACGGTCCATCTGCTCAAGTCGCCGGCCAACGCGGCGCATCTTGCGCGCTCCATCGAGCAGTACCGCCAGGGACAGGTGAAGCAGCGGGACCTGCCTAATGCCGATTGAAGAAAAGCTGCTGAAACTGGCCTGGACCTTGGCCGCCTGGGAGGATTACGAATACTGGCAAGGCCAGGACCGCAAGGCACTCAAGCGCATCAGTGCCTTGATCAAGGACTGCCTGCGCCACCCCTTCGAGGGCATCGGTAAACCTGAGCCCTTGAAAGAAAACCTCTCAGGCTTCTGGTCGCGCCGCATCGATGACACCCACCGGCTGGTTTACTGTGTCGATGGCCAGGCGCTGGCCGTCATCGCCTGTCGCTACCACTACCAGTGTAAGCGTCCGCCGCTTCCACGCCCTCTTACGCTTGCGCAGACTCTTTCTTTCTGATCGGCAGCAATTCGTCGATGCGGCTGTTGGGCCAGGCCGGCAGCTTCTCGAGGGTGTCGGAGAGCCACGCCAGGGGCTCGAAGCCATTGGCGCGTGCGGTGGCGAGCAGCGACTGAATCACCGCGGCCCGCTTGCCGGCGGCTTCGGAACCCGCAAACATCCAATTTTTCTTGCCCAGAGCGATCGGGCGGATGGCGTTCTCGATTGGATTATTGTCGATCGGCCAGTCGCCACGGCTCGCGTAACGCGCGAGCGCCGGCCAGCGCTTCAAGCTGTAGTCGATGGCGCGCGCCAGCGCCGCGCCATCGGCCACGGTCTTGCGGGTCTGCACGAGCCACAGGTACATCGCCTCCAGACGCGGGCGGGCGTACTGCGCGCGCAGTTCGGCGCGCGCCTCGATCGAGACGTCGCGCGCCTGCTCTTCGAGCGCATACAATTCGCCGATGCGCCGCAACGCCTCGGCCGCCACCGGGCTCTTGTTGGCCTGATGCAGTTCGAAGTACTTGCGTCTTGCATGGGCCATGCAGGCCAACTCGCCGATGTCGCCCCCCAGCAGCGCCTTGTACCCCGCGTAGTCATCGACCATGAGCATGCCCTTCCAGCCTTTCAGGAAGGCCTGGGGATATTGCCCGCCGCGCCCGGGCTGGTAATCGAAGAGGATGATGGGCGGGTCGGCGCCGAGCGTATTGCTGCGGTAGGCCCACAGATACGCCCGCTTCGTCTTGCCGCGCCCCGGATCGAGTTGCTCGACGGGGGTTTCGTCCGCATGCAGCACCGTACCCGCCAACAGATGCTCGACCAGTCGAGCGTAGAGGGGCGACAGCGCCACCCCGATACGCCCGATCCACTCGGACTGTGTCGAGCGCGGTAGCGCCACCTCGCTGCGCCGGGCAATCTGTTCGAGCCGGTACAGCGGCAGATGATCGACGAACTTGCTCACCGTCACCCACGCCAGCAGCCCCGGCGCGGCCAGGCCGCCGTCGATGACCGCCGCCGGCACGGGGGCGGTCGAGACCGTCTCGCAGTGCCGGCAGGCGTACTGCGGACGGATGTGGCGATGCACGAAGAACTTGGCCGGGATGATGTCGAGCTGCTCGGAGACGTCCTCGCCGATCTTGACCAGATCCTGCCCGCACGCGGCGCAGCTGCAGGATTCGGGCTCGTGGCGGTGTTCGATGCGCTCGAGGTGTGCCGGCAACGGCGGGCGGCCGGCGCGGGGGCGCTCGGGCGGGGCCTTCGGAGACGCTTCGGCTTCGGATGCCGCGGCGTCGCGCAGCGCCTCGAGCCGGGCTTCGCACGCGGCCAGATCGGCCGCGAGCGTCTCGTCGAACAAGTCCTTCATGCCCGCCGGCAGCGTCTCGCTGCGCGCGCCAAAGCGCAGGCGCTTGAGGGTGGCGATCTCGTGGACCAGGGCCTCGATCTTGAGCTTGCTCAGCTTGAGCTCGGCTTCCAGGCGGGCCACGTCGGCCGCCTGCGCGACCCACCGCTGAACCTGCTGCGCGAGCGCGGGCGGCAGGTCGAAAGCGGTCAGTTCGGCGGCGAAATCCATGCCGGAATTATACCCGATGAAGGCGCTGAATCCCAGCATCCACAAGGGTTTCAGGAATTTTTACGTGGCGGATCGTCGACGCTGCCGGCACACCGGTCACACCCGCCAGTGAGCCGGTGCGGCGGCACTCAGGCGCTGCCACTCGACCCCCGCCACGAGCCACTGCCACTGCTCGGCCGACAGCGCGAACACCGCCGTGTCGGCAGCGGGCCAGCTGAAGCTGCCCCGATGCAGACGCCGCTGACTCAGCCACACTCCGGTGCCATCCCACCGCAGCACCTTCACGCGCGTGCGGGCCCGGTTGATGAAGGCGTACGCACTGCCATCGCACGGCGCGCGGCCCAGGCTGTTCTGCAGCCGTGCCGACAGGCCGTCGATGCCCAGACGCATGTCGATCGGCTCGACCGCGAGCCAGATCTGCTCCGGCGCAATCATCACGTCGCCCCGTGCGCGAGCACCTCGGCGAGCCACGGCGCCGGCGGCAGCGCACCGAACTGCAGGCGCCAGCCCGACGGGCTGCACAGCGACAGCACATCCCCCGCTTGCCGTGGCGGCGCAACGCCGACAGGACGCGCCGCCACCAGCGTCAGGACCGAATCCGCCTCGCGCGCTGACTCGTGGCGCGACCGCCGAATCCAGTACCCCAGTGACTTCTTGCTCACGCCATGCGCGGCGCTGTAGGCCGCCTGCGTCTGACCGCTGCGGCGCCACCGCTCCACGTGCTCGCGCCAGCGCGCAACGCGCTCCGATTGTGTGCTCATCACGACCTCCGGGTGAAAATCAGGAGTGTCGGCAAAACCGGGGGGCTGTTACAGGTGGGAGCGGCGGACGCTTACCTACCAGTAATACCCTCAGATGTAGTTCGACGGAGATCAAACAAAAGCGAACAAAAGCACCCACTTTGTTTTTGGAAAGTCATGGGACACCCACGTTAAAAAAACGTAAGCGCGCAGAAAGTTGTGCCCACCTGAGCCAAGAGAGGTTGCGGGAGGCGGTGGAGGTTGTAAGGGTGGGGTGACTCAACGCGGTGCCGTTTGCGATGGCAACACCGCTGCTTGTTCACTTCTTGCCATAGGGAGCATCGTGATCAGGCGCGATAGTGAGCAGTCGGATGAAATCCCCGTCACGGTACGCGGTCGCCCGGCGTGCCTGGGTGATGCGCAGGGAGTAGATCGCATCGATGCTTTGGGGTGGCCTGACACTGGTGATCTTCTCCCACTTCAGGCCCTGGTCGCGGTACAGCTGGTTCCAGGTCAGCTGGCGAATTTTGTGGAGCGTATCCAGGGCTGCGTGGCGCTCGGGCTTTTGCAGGGTGAGCAGGTTGTCCTGAAACACCGGGTTGTTCAGGTCGAGTCTGACCTTGGCGTCACTGCCCGCCATGGCCCAGGCGCTTGAGCGTGTCTTCGGTATCGGCATCCGATGCAACATGGGCCACGGACCAGGCCATGGCCGTTTGCAGATCGGCCGCTGCTTGAGGCTCGTGCAGCCAGCGCTCGTTGTCGGGAACGACAGTGGCCGTGCGCACCAGCCAGACGCCGGGCTCGTACTCTTCCACCAGCACCTGGCGGCCCGCGTATTGCTTGCCCAGCGAAATCTGGCCGTTGGTGCCGACGACCTTGACGGTGGGAGAGTGTGCCGTGATGGCCATGATGAGGCTCCTTGGTAGCTATGCACGATATTATAAATTTCGTGCAGCACTAATTCAAGGTGAAAAACAAAGGGACACCCACTTTGTTTACGAAACGCGGGGGGAAACAAAGGGACACCCACTTTGTTTACGAAACGCGAAACTCAGCGCGCTCCAGTGCAGACCTGAAGCGCCCTCACCAAGCCTTGATAAACGCAACACATGTGTTTAGTATTGCCGCATGAACTCGAAGCAGATGAAGAAATGGCTTGAGCAGCAGGGTGCGACATTTGCGCCTGGCAAGGGCTCACATCTGAAGGTGTTCTTGAACGGTCGCCAGTCCTCACTTCCTATGCACGGTACGGCTGAGTTGGGCAAGGGGCTGGAAGCGGCGATCAAACGTCAGTTGGGCTTGAAATGAGAGGTGTGGCCATGTTCGATTACCCCGTAGTCCTGACACCCGACGAGAATGGCACGGTGCTGGTGACGTTTCCCGATGTGCCCGAAGCCATCACCTTTGGCGCAGATGAGGATGAGGCGCTGTTGCTGGCGGTGGATGCGCTGGAGACCGGGCTGTCGTTCTATGTCGATGCGCGTAAGCCACTGCCGACGCCTTCCTCTGCGCAGGGCCGCCCAACGGTGCGGCCTTCCGCGCTGGAGTGTGCCAAGCTCGGGGTGTATCAAGCGATGACCGAGCAGGGCTTGCGCAAGACGGATCTGGCACGTCGTCTGGGCTGGCATCTGCCTCAGGTGGATCGCCTGTTTGATCTTTCTCACGCTTCACGCTTCGATCAACTCGAAGCCGCCGCCCGTGCGCTGGGTCGGCATATCGAGGTGCGTGTTGCCCCGTAGAAATTGGGGTCAGACTCGATTTCAGGAAAACAGAGGCAGAAAACAGAGGGACACCCACTTTGTTCAGCCAGGCCCAGAAATGACAACGCCCACCAAGGTCTCCCCGGTGGGCGCAGTTATCAACAGTGCGAAGACAAAACCAAAGGACAAAACCAAAGGACAAAACCAAACAAAACCAAAGGACACCCACTTTGTTTTTCACGAAGACAAAACCAAAGGACAAAACCAAAGGACAAAACCAAAGGACAAAACCAAACAAAACCAAAGGACACCCACTTTGTTTTTCACTTTGTTTTTGACGTAGCCATGTTCTCCGTCTAGCCTCACGTCATGACCCGCCCACGCTCCACTCTCGTCTCTGTCTCCGACACCCCGTGGTACCACGTCGTCTCACGCTGCGTGCGCCGCGCCTTCCTGTGCGGCACCGATGCCCATAGCGGCCAGTGCTTCGAACACCGCCGCGGCTGGATCGTCGAGCGGGTGAAGCAACTGGTCAGCGTCTTCGCCATCGATGTGGCCGCCTACGCGGTGATGAGCAACCACTACCACCTGGTGCTGCGCATCGACGCCGAACGTGCCCGCTCCTGGAGCCGTGACGAAGTGCTGCGACGCTGGACCCAGCTCTTCGACGGCCCGCTGGCGGTGCAGCGGCTGCTGGCAGGGCAGGGCGATGAACTGGATGCCGGCACCCATCTCGCCATTGATGACTGGGCGGAGAAGTACCGCGCCCGCCTGTATGACCTGTCCTGGTTCATGCGCGTGTTGAACGAAACCCTCGCCCGCAAGGCCAATACGGAAGACGAGGTCACCGGCCGTTTCTGGGAAGGCCGCTTCAGGAGCCAGGCGCTGCTCGATGAACACGCCATCCTCGCCGCGATGGTCTACGTGGATCTGAACCCCATCCGCGCCCAGATGGCCGAAACGCCGGAAGAGTCCGAGCACACCTCGGTGGCCGAACGCATCGCAGCCCTGAAACCGGCCAGACAAAGAAGATCACCCGCCCCCCGCAACACCCAGCCGCCCGCTCCGGCGCCGCAGTCCGCCACCCCAATCGTCGCCCTCAAGTGCGAAGCCCATCTCGCCCGGCTACCCCAGCAGCCGCTGATGCCCTTCGATGCCACCGCCCGCCTCAAGGCAGCGATTCCCTTCGCCTTCGACGACTATCTGGAATTACTCGACAGCACCGGACGCAGCCTCCGCCCGGACAAACGTGGCGCCATCTCCAGCACTACTCCGGCGGTGCTCAATCGCCTGAACATCGACCCCGAGCGCTTCATCGACTGCGCAACCCACCTGATGCAGCAGTTCGGCAGCGCCGTGGGGGCACCTGCGCACCTCACCGCCCTGTGTGCAGCACGGCAGGTGAAGTATCTGCGCGGGATAGCGACGGCGAAAAGAGCGTTTGCGCGCGAGGCGGCGTAAGATCGGATTCAGGTTATCTTCCCGGCCGCGACACACTCAAGGAGGTCGAAAGTGCCGGTAGTGTTCAGGTATCAAGGTGTCCGTTTCTTCTTTTACTCGAACGAGGGCAATCCGCGCGAACCTGTGCATGTCCATGCTCAGCGGGGCGAGAGCCTGGCAAAGGTCTGGCTGTACCCCGAGCCAGTCATTGCGGAGAGTTTTGGCTTCTCACCGTCGGAGATGCGGACCATAATCGAGCAGGTACGCCTGCATACTGAAGGGCGCCTCGAAAAACCTCGCCTCTCCCGCTCTTGGTAAAATTACATCCTCCTGAATCTCGCCACAGCCGACATCGATGAAACCGCGCAGCGCCATCAAGACCGACCTGTTTGCCTTTGATGCCCACCGACAGAAGATCGACGCGCTGGGCGACCCGCTGGCCGAGATCGAGTCGCACATCGACTTTGCGGCGTTGGCGGCCGAGGTTGATCGGGTGGCGCCCCGTCCGGTGAGTGCGCAAGGCGGGCGCCCGCCGTACCCGACCGAGACGATGGTGCGCATCCTGGTGGTGAAGCGCCTGTACAACCTCTCGGACGAGCAGATGGAATACCAGTTGCTCGACCGCATGAGCTACAAGCGCTTCTGCGGCCTGGCGAACGCGACGAACGTCCCGGACCGCACCACGGTGTGGACCTTCGAGAACCGGATCGGTGAGGCGGGGGCGAAGGCCTTGTTCGACGGGGTCTCGGCGCAGCTGCTCCAGAAGGGCTTCATCGCGCGCGGCGGTCAGATCATCGACGCCACCTTGGTGCCGGCGCCCAAGCAGCACAACAGGCGCGGCGAGAAGGAACTGATCGAGCAAGGCGCAATGCCCGCCTCGTGGCGCCCGGCGAAGCGGCGCCAGAAGGATCTCGATGCGACCTGGACGAAGAAGCACGGCAAGAGCCACTTCGGCTACAAGCTCTCGATCAACGCAGACAAGAAATACAAGATCATCCGCAGACTCGAGACCGACACGGCCAGCACGCACGACAGCCAGCACTTCGACAA
Coding sequences within it:
- a CDS encoding DUF2304 domain-containing protein, translated to MTTLNLTTTLLGIGLASVILILVRRDHLHLRHGAFWLTIAAIAALLGTWPALIDRLAVVVGISYPPALLLLVAVIVLLIKALLSDIEKTRIERQIRRLNQRLALYEAEREQH
- a CDS encoding IS5-like element ISAzo11 family transposase; protein product: MKPRSAIKTDLFAFDAHRQKIDALGDPLAEIESHIDFAALAAEVDRVAPRPVSAQGGRPPYPTETMVRILVVKRLYNLSDEQMEYQLLDRMSYKRFCGLANATNVPDRTTVWTFENRIGEAGAKALFDGVSAQLLQKGFIARGGQIIDATLVPAPKQHNRRGEKELIEQGAMPASWRPAKRRQKDLDATWTKKHGKSHFGYKLSINADKKYKIIRRLETDTASTHDSQHFDNVFDTRNTSRDVYADRGYPSEQREAWLKENGFRNRIQRKGKRNKPLSECQQRRNKRIAKTRARVEHVFGAIEQMGGKLLRTIGQERANFAMTMMAACYNLKRLVYFRKAGIEAF
- a CDS encoding type II toxin-antitoxin system HicA family toxin; its protein translation is MNSKQMKKWLEQQGATFAPGKGSHLKVFLNGRQSSLPMHGTAELGKGLEAAIKRQLGLK
- a CDS encoding type II toxin-antitoxin system Phd/YefM family antitoxin, producing the protein MRVVNFSEARNNLKNVIDQVIDDADYTVIARRDAPDAVVMSLDTFNGLMETVHLLKSPANAAHLARSIEQYRQGQVKQRDLPNAD
- a CDS encoding IS66-like element ISAzo15 family transposase; translated protein: MDFAAELTAFDLPPALAQQVQRWVAQAADVARLEAELKLSKLKIEALVHEIATLKRLRFGARSETLPAGMKDLFDETLAADLAACEARLEALRDAAASEAEASPKAPPERPRAGRPPLPAHLERIEHRHEPESCSCAACGQDLVKIGEDVSEQLDIIPAKFFVHRHIRPQYACRHCETVSTAPVPAAVIDGGLAAPGLLAWVTVSKFVDHLPLYRLEQIARRSEVALPRSTQSEWIGRIGVALSPLYARLVEHLLAGTVLHADETPVEQLDPGRGKTKRAYLWAYRSNTLGADPPIILFDYQPGRGGQYPQAFLKGWKGMLMVDDYAGYKALLGGDIGELACMAHARRKYFELHQANKSPVAAEALRRIGELYALEEQARDVSIEARAELRAQYARPRLEAMYLWLVQTRKTVADGAALARAIDYSLKRWPALARYASRGDWPIDNNPIENAIRPIALGKKNWMFAGSEAAGKRAAVIQSLLATARANGFEPLAWLSDTLEKLPAWPNSRIDELLPIRKKESAQA
- a CDS encoding Txe/YoeB family addiction module toxin, which produces MPIEEKLLKLAWTLAAWEDYEYWQGQDRKALKRISALIKDCLRHPFEGIGKPEPLKENLSGFWSRRIDDTHRLVYCVDGQALAVIACRYHYQCKRPPLPRPLTLAQTLSF
- the tnpA gene encoding IS66 family insertion sequence element accessory protein TnpA codes for the protein MSTQSERVARWREHVERWRRSGQTQAAYSAAHGVSKKSLGYWIRRSRHESAREADSVLTLVAARPVGVAPPRQAGDVLSLCSPSGWRLQFGALPPAPWLAEVLAHGAT
- the tnpB gene encoding IS66 family insertion sequence element accessory protein TnpB (TnpB, as the term is used for proteins encoded by IS66 family insertion elements, is considered an accessory protein, since TnpC, encoded by a neighboring gene, is a DDE family transposase.), whose amino-acid sequence is MIAPEQIWLAVEPIDMRLGIDGLSARLQNSLGRAPCDGSAYAFINRARTRVKVLRWDGTGVWLSQRRLHRGSFSWPAADTAVFALSAEQWQWLVAGVEWQRLSAAAPAHWRV
- a CDS encoding glycosyltransferase, with product MEVFLADLVAAQRAQGVEAAALVHGEARVDDPDWLVRVPVWFSLIYAPIAPGFRRALREAIQRFRPDVLHLHLPNNSAFFALVLAEARDLPWVVHWHADVVVSRIRGALVLAYRLYRPFERAVLERAERIVVTSPDYLQASAPLARWRDKCVVVPLGIARSRLAAAQPDPASAPWPAGAFRLLSIGRLTYYKGFDTLIRAVAALPGVHLVIVGSGELHEALANLVAELTPAGGEPRVTFAGAVDEAEKAALLAGCDAFALASCERTEAFGIAVLEAMHHAKPCLVSDLPGSGLPWLVLTSGAGRTLPVGKVAAWQAAIRELAADTAQADQWGIAGRLALHNRFDIRTCSAEIGSIYDAILPPPALPVQPPLIVIPARDEAATVAAVIASLREKGWHHIVVVNDQSADDTAAIARAAGATVLSPVLPLGAWGAMQTGIRYALRHGHRQVITIDADGQHEPAFIPALLDAARQHDVVIGAYPERGSPARQLAWRFFRLISGFAIEDLTSGFRCYNRAACEILADEEATLLDYQDLGVLLMLRHAGLSIVEVPVEMYPRLTGPSRIFASWPKVARYMLESTLLCLARWHPKHHFGR
- a CDS encoding DUF4160 domain-containing protein, producing MFRYQGVRFFFYSNEGNPREPVHVHAQRGESLAKVWLYPEPVIAESFGFSPSEMRTIIEQVRLHTEGRLEKPRLSRSW
- a CDS encoding type II toxin-antitoxin system HicB family antitoxin: MFDYPVVLTPDENGTVLVTFPDVPEAITFGADEDEALLLAVDALETGLSFYVDARKPLPTPSSAQGRPTVRPSALECAKLGVYQAMTEQGLRKTDLARRLGWHLPQVDRLFDLSHASRFDQLEAAARALGRHIEVRVAP